In the genome of Notamacropus eugenii isolate mMacEug1 chromosome 7, mMacEug1.pri_v2, whole genome shotgun sequence, the window CACCAATGTCTGCGTGGAGCCGGGGCCGAGCCCGGAGGCCCCGGGTTTGCCCAAGGAGAGCCACCTGCCCGAGGGCGCCCTCAACAGCCTTGTGGATTACAACTCGGAGATGGAGCGCTACCGCTCCTTTGCCACCTCCTTCTACAAGACCAACGGGGGCGCCTTCCCGCAGGCGGCCAAGATCGCGCGCATCACCACGCCGATCTTCCCCAGcagcgccgccgccgccgccgccgccgcccgcaTCGGCATGTCCCCCTGGAACTGCGACAACGcggccaccgccgccgccgccaccgccatGCTCTggggcagcggcggcggcggcgggggcgcAGCCGGGGGCGCAGCCGGGGGCGGTGGCGGAGCAGGAGCCGGAGCTGGAggaggcggaggaggaggaggaggaggaggagggggtggcgggggaggaggaggaggaggagggggaggggggcggcggcggcggcggcgggggggGGCGGCAGgaaatcctcctcctcctccgccccctcctcctcctcctcctcctcctcctccatccacccgggcagcggcggcagcagcaggaCCAGCATGCACCATCGAAACGACTCCCAGAGGCTGGGCAAAGCTGGCTGCCCGCCAGAGCCGTCGTTGCAAATGGCAAATACTAATTTCCTCTCCACCTTATCCCCTGAACACTGCAGACCTTTGGCGGGGGAATGCATGAACAAGCTCAAATGCGGCGCTGCTGAAGCAGAGATAATGAATCTCCCTGAACGCGTGGGGACTTTTTCCGCTATCCCGGCTTTAGGGGGCATCTCATTACCTCCAGGGGTCATCGTCATGACAGCCCTTCACTCCCCCGCAGCAGCCTCAGCAGCCGTCACAGACAGTGCGTTTCAAATTGCCAATCTGGCAGACTGCCCTCAGAatcactcctcctcctcctcctcctcctctggagGAGCTGGCGGAGCCAACCCGgccaagaagaagaggaaaaggtgtGGGGTCTGCGTGCCCTGCAAGAGGCTCATCAACTGTGGCGTCTGCAGCAGTTGCAGGAATCGCAAAACGGGACACCAGATCTGCAAATTTAGGAAATGTGAAGAGCTAAAGAAAAAACCTGGCACTTCACTAGAGGTCAGAGGAGATGATTTCTTGTTTCCCAGCCTCCCCCCGTCCCTTCTCacccccctcccctcaccccttcaGGGATTCTTGTCTAACTTCAAGATGCATTATCCATTTTCTGAAGCTTCATTCAGGTTGTAAAATACTGTAGGTGAATGGAGGAGGACACAGTGGCTCCCCCTTTGCCCCGACCTGCATCTCGGATGGAACCACCCTCTACAGGGGGAGGCCCCCCTCTTTTTTGTCTCTGGGGGAAAATGTAATTGATCTAAAAGTCAGAAGTTTCACATTCATTATGGCTACAATTTTACTCTGGTGGTTTAAAGCCCCTCCCCCCATCATTTCGGTCCTTCCTCCCAACCCCCAATCTCTGCACAAGGTTGAACTCATCACATCCTGTACCTGTATATATAGGCTCAGAATGACACATTTGTGACCTATTTTCACCATTTCTGTATGGCAACACAAACATTTTTATGCACATAAATATGTGTTGATGTGAAAAATAATATAACAAGAGATGAAGGTTTGAACCAAAAATACCTGGATACAAATGAAGATTCTCCCTGGTGTGTGTATTTacgtttatgtatacatatatacaaatatacacacaaacatatagacTTATTTTCCCTAGCATGTCCCAAATCTTCCTCtgatttatttgctatttttaaatAGATACACATAACTAGTGTTTTCTTAAGAAACAGACAAAAGTACAGAGATAGCTGAACACCTGCATTTTAATGGGAAACAGCTCAGAGGAAAGCATTACATTAGTTAATTTTAGGGCAGCTGAAGGTAATTTTGTTCAGAAAGAATGCCTGGGTATAGTTTCAGAAATGGATGGTTGATAAAATatactaagaaaaaaattgtttcttttgggcACTGCTTTTGACAAAGTAACCAATTTTGTGGTGCATTAACATTCTACTAAAAATAGCTAGGCACAGGGCTGATTAATACATTTTTGATCTGTAATATATTGTCTCCTGCCTATATGTGCTCCAAATGGATGATGTACAGAATACCACGGAGCTGTAAAGTGGGATTTTCAAATTTGTTAAACATAAAAGAAGAGATGTTTGGAGAAATTTCAGGTGATGTACTGAACAAAACAAGCTGGGATTGGGGGCACAAAACCCTAAGTAAAATGGTGGCATTTTTAGCAAAGGAAGACAAGCAACTAATCATTTAATAGTGTTATTGAAATGACAATGTTTCTGGTTAGATATACATCTACATAATGCTTATAAAGCTGGAGGTGCTTGCCTTATCATTGATGTGAATTCTAAACTAGATGAGAGATGTGCAATAGCAAATTGTCATCAGTGATCAATtattatattcctttttaaatgATCACTGTTTTGGAGGAGTTTTCTCCAGGAAGCATTATAGGTGGGATTAAAAactaaagcaaagaagaaaaaacgtCATTATAGTAAAAACATCGTTATAGTTTGTGAAATATCGATaagataaataattaaaaaacattaGGTAAGAATCTTGAACTGAAGAACACTTGTCTTCTAACATTCCATGTTTTATTGATGATATGACATGATCAGATCCATCAAACAATTACCCCTCCCTGACAAGACTGTATGTCccaggaagttttcatttttaactcaCTAAATTACATTTCCTTTAGATCTCAGGTGGTAAAATAGTATTTTGTccattgtcttgacttttgtttttaatcaatCATCTCTTGAACTCCCTTCTACTAAGAGTTTCAAAGAGCTATAGTCAATTAAAACTGTTAATACTGAAACTTCCTTTTGATCTACAATTAATAAGGAGCACATGGCACATCGActccctcctctgcccccttccTGTGGTGTTAGCCACTAGCATTACAGTCTTTGGGTGATGCCAGTGTGACTGGAAAATGAGTTAGCAGAAGCTATAACACACTGTTACAAAACAGAGTACATAGATGGGGAGACAGTGATGACTTTCTGGTTTATTTCATAAGCCTGGTACTGGGAACCCGATTTGTGTATTACAGAGGTTTTATTATCAACTTGTTTCTGGACAGATATTTACAtctgagaacattttttttttaaatttccttgaCTCTGAGATGTTCCATTAGCATTTAAAATTGTTCAGGCATGTTATATCTgatgttaaaattatttaatcACTGTAGCTAGTAGAAACCATAGTTTTATTAGCCATGTGTGTTTTTATAACCTcttgcttccttctcttctccttgacCATGGTTTGAAGACAGATTTTCTAGCTTCTAGTGTTATCTAAATGTGTTCTCTTGACTGAAATCACTTCTACCTGGATAATATCTGATAGATCATAGATCATATCTGTAAAGGAATGTTATTTGTTAGGAGAGGAAAAATTCCCTAAATTGGCTTGGTTTCTAGTTAGgtcagtttttaaaggaaaaaaaaaaactaaggaaagACAACATGATTGCCTACAGCATATGTGTAGCAACACTCTTGTTGTAAGGAAACCAACTGCAAACATGTCAAAGTGACAGAGTTTACATGACTGAATGAACCAAAGCAACACCAATGGTTGCAGGTGGGTGCAAAGTCACCCTGCTGAACTATGTGGCTTTTCAGGTTTGTTTCATGGTCCTCataattcatcattttcttagcTGGTGCCTTCTAGATTGGTTAGACATTTTACTAAGAGCATAGTTGTCAAATTCCATCATGAACTTTTTCTGAGACTTCTCAGTCTAAGTTTAGCATCAAATGCAATGATTGATTGGCTTGAGAGTAAGAGTGAAAGCAAGCATCCATATCAAACTGGGTAGAGAACAAGTAGGTTGGGCTATCTCATTGGATGAATCTCTAGCTCTTCATTCCTTCAATTACACCTTTCTTGTTCACTTATTCTTGTCCTGGTGTACTACAGGAATAATCAGATTCCAAGTTAGTAAGCAGAACTTAAGACTGATTCACATTAATGCTTTCAGATTCCTGCCCttacatttttaatgaaatacttCCCTTCCAGTATTccttttaaaattgctttcatctttccatgattttccttATTAGGTTCACCTTAAAGGCATACTGATATGCTAGAAAGTCTTTTAATACAATTAATTATGATTTTCTATGTATAAAgtatgtaaaataataaaataattcccTATGCTACTATTCACTACATATTTGCATACatactgtttatttatttaatgattaGTTTACCACATGTAGAATTTATTTTAAGCAATTAGGGATATTTCTGTATTCCCCTACTATTAGGTACCATTTTTCTAAAACTTGTAACCTAGCTGATCAATATTAAGATCTCGAGTATTTTCCAATTATTATTGATTTATCCAGGCAAACTTATTTTAATTGGTTTATGATGGTTTTTAAACTACATTATGAatacaaaaatagaatttttacGTTCAACCATCACATTTCTAATACTAAGATGTTACTATTTAGACATTTTATATGGTCTAAGGAATAAAGCTATCCCATGGGCAACCCCTGCCCCTAGGTCCCTAAACATTGTTCAGGTGGCATGATTGATCTCTGTGGGATAGCATTAGAGACCACACAGATCTGGTTTCTCTCTCATTAGTTGATTTATGGAACTACATTAGTAAGAAGTTCCTCTAGAGGTTTCCCTGCTCCCCGCCCTTTGCTTTCCTTGCTGAAAGTTACATACCACAATGTCATTAACTTGCAGGAAGAACTAGAATATTTAAAGGGGATAGAAAGATTGGTTGTGATGAACAAGTTGAGGAGAAATATAAAAATCAGGAACAAGGACAGTCCTAATCATTTCTCTGTCAAGCATGTAGACAATGCTGTCTTCTCAAGAAAGGTCCAGCATCTCAGGGACTCAGACCCTGTCAATTaaggttataaaaatatttatgaattttgGAGGGTCTTGTTTGTCTGTTTACTTGGATTGTTGCTGGatttagcaaatattttattaagtccTAAAAGCAGCAACAAAATGATCAACAAAATTTGTTAAAGATCTAGTAGGTTCCTAGGTTTGGGCCAACTCTCTCCTTATGGTTACAAGCTAAAGATATAAATTATATTGATGAAAATCACAAACTTTTCAAGATATGGTCACAGGAATGTAACATCATTGTGGTTAAATAATCTtttcctatgttttcttttttcagttttaaactttttttcatcAATTAGAAATATGTAATGTTTTCACTTGAACCGTGATATAGGCCAGTATTTTCTTGGTTCATGGTCTAAAGTCTTCATCTAAGAATGTACTTCTAAATTAGAGGTTAAAGGAGAGGTGTGCCTGACCATAATGAAAtatttaggttttatttttaaaaaataaataattttgaacaaAACATATTTAGTTAATGCTAAATGGAACCACCAATAGGCAGATTTCCATAAAATTCAAATACAGACATCTTAGTGCAGCTATTAGAACTTAAAagtgcattaagacttttgggataccctgtataaTATTATAAGATTTAAAAAAGATACAGATATTTTTAATACTTCCCAAATTAGGAATGCGCAGAAATTAATACCATTTTAAAagttacagtttttttttaaagtcaatcaGGAATGGTAAAATATAGGCAATTAACCATTTGCAGAATATACTAAAATAGTGCTAACATATGAAGCAGGTAAACAAAAGTAACTTGGAATTAATCaggttaaaattatttattacttCAGATTAAGAAAGGAGAGTAGACTCCATTGTAGGATGGCAGAAATTTACATTTCAACTATTTTAAAGAAGCAGTAAATAGAATATTGAAGTTTTACTttacttcttcccctcctcccaatttTTGTCTTTCATATTCCTGAATTACAAACATAATTAAGAACATTGTGATAGGCAGGCATAGGGATTAGCAAAGGGTAACTAGTTTGTAAATTATCTGGTTTAAACATTTCATTAGATATTTAAATTAATTGTAAAACAACAGAAAAGTGTGTATAAAAGATAACTTTCAGTCATAGGAAAACTCTACCctgatttaaatatatacatatagatatatgtatatatctgtatgtacaaatattagttattatacCGAGAATGTATTTTCTATAGTTTTTTGAGAGGATTGGTTGCATACTGAATAtgatagctttctttttttaatgacagtGGGGTTATGATGGAGCCTTCTGAGTGGTCACCTTAAATGATTCAGATTGGCAATGTACAATATTCAAATATACCCAAAAAAGTATTTACTCTATCTACTATCTGTTGTCCTTATGGAGGAGGTCTGAGAAATTGTATTATTGAGTGGGAAAGAATCCAATTTAATTTCTTGGAGAAAATAAGTATTTGTGCAGTTGTGATCTTTATAATCAGTCTGATTTTGAGATATTCAGATATGAGTACAAAGATATTCATTGGAAAAATTCATACTATTCTGTTAAGTGTAGTTTTCCCATTCCACTGCTAGCCATATTTTCTAGCTTTACATGgttgaaaacaaaaacattttttaaaaagtatatctaAATGTGTGTTACAAACCTATGACTCATGACTTCCAAATTTCTAAAATAGTAAAGTGTTTACTCACTTGTTTGGAATCAGAATAACCTCTGACTTAGAGCTAGACCTTAAAACTAAATAAAGTAGATCTGGAcactcttatttttattccccCAAATGCCCACATCGTTTtgctaaaaataaacaattttgaagttCCTATTTATCCATGCTTTTGTCCCCCTcaccatatttaaattttcttagtCTAGAAATATTACCTTGAAGTAGATTGTTTCACTTGGCATTATACTGGGAACTCAGGCTGCAGCATCTTCTTTTTtcctagacatttttttttttaattcttcagtcaTATCTTGTTCCATCACATGCAAACACCTGTCCTGAAATTGAATTATTCTTCAGGGTAATCTAAAGCCTCCCCTCTTTCAGCATCATATGTTTTCTGTTGTTTATTGAGTTATGTGCACCATACTTCAGATGCGACAGCCATTTAATAATGTTGAAGCCTTGGCTCTGCAGGGGCTAAAAAGATCCCAGCAGGCTTGTTAACTTCTACTCTCAAACATTAtgggaaatattttctcctctgtgGAACTCCTAGGCTTCctcttaatttattttaacaCTATAAAAATCTCTAGCCAGGTATGCATTAAGCCTGCTGCATTTTTGCAGTTTTctagtttctttgtttttcaatatttaaccatttttatcttttgtgcAATATGCAAAGGAAAGCAGCATGATcaccaaatatttctttttaaaaatccaaattgaatatttttcccccttttgcttATAGTAAAGCTCACTCATACTTACATCACAAAACACTGAAAGTTTCTCAAAACCTCAGTTTACTTCATAGTTTTATGACATATTTTGGAATTCATTGTTAGGTCCACACCATCAAAATTCAGGCAGCCATGTTGATAATTAAACTCCTGACTTTCAGATAGTCAAGTCTTCTGGAGTCCCTTTTGTTATTTAACCTTAGTTATCTAGATTGTTGAATGAGTATTCATTTTACTAGTCAAGGTGTAGTATGTGTTCACTTGGAAAGAGTTAAATTCTAATTTGTGTTCATCCATACTAGCAAGTCCTAGTTAAGACATGGagctcttatctgaattcaatcAATGAGGACAGTCAATGCAGAAAATCtgtctctatttttaaaattattgaagaggtaaattaatttttcttattatttcttgaatAATCTGCAAAACTTTATCCTACAGCTCTGTGTTATGTACACAGAAACAATTAAAGTTATTTGTAATGAGAATTAAAAGATTTTAAGGAAACGTTTTTGAGAAGAAACAGTTTCAATCATATGAGAGAAAAATATTCGACATAGACAAACTCAGTCTTTAAGGTATTCTGTGGTACTTTTTctaaaagcaaagaaacaaacaaaaacgtaAAATGTGATTAGAATAGCAGGGCCAACTAAAAGACCAGAAGGGTAGAAGAAAGGAGAATATAATGTTTGAGAGGTAAAGAAGTCCTTGGAAAGTTCTTAAAATATAAGAAAGTCGTCTTGAGTAGATTTTGAATCTGTTGAGAGGTGCTAGAAAATATTCTGTGTAGTAAATAGTTTAGCTGTGGTGATAATAAGACAGATAATATTTGGAATGCTGATTAAGGAAAAACTTGAAAGAGGCAATGGCAACGTCCAAATCGGGAAACCATGAATGTAGGTGGTGTAGAAGAAACTCTGTCTAGGAAGGGAGTGATTTTATACTtatcttcaacttttttttttttaataagacaaagaagaaggaaagaatggcaCAGGTTTACAATCAATATATCTTGTTTGGGAAGCTAGGGTGAGACACTAGGGAGATGCATGGAAATATACACAAATTCTATTGAATTCAGCAAGTATtaattgaatgcctactatgtgcctggtattTTGTTaggtatagtagatagaaagataaaaatgaaaatagcactttctcttaaggagcttacattgtattgGAGGAAATAGCTTATAAATAGAAGTGAATGAACTTTGAATACAAAGTAATTGAGGACCCAGCATTGTGAAACTTAGTTTGCTGACAAACACCCTCTCCTGCTTTCCCTTGCATGCATGTGCATAACCTGGTTATGATGTGACTGTGAATTTCTTCTTCACTACTCATGACAGTAGTTAGGGCTATGATGGTGATAAATATTTATCCAGGCTTCTGAATCATTTGATAGAAAGATGCCAAAGTGTAACTAGGTATCAGCAAATCCAAGACTGTTGAAAGATTTTGATTTGGGAGTCATTTACATTAAAACATATGTTTCAGATAGAGCTAGGTAGACATGAAATATCtcgacagaaagaaacaaagaagagggATAAAGTAGGAGAAACCAGTTCTAAAGGACTTGCTCAAAGACCCAGAAAACATGAATGATTAATGTTGGCAAAAACCTCATAGTAAGTAGCATATGAAAGAGAAGGagatatacacaatacatatatccatatgtatgcatgtacacagaTGTATTTCTAGGCTAGCAATGGTTTAAGAAGCACCTGTGTTGCAGAAGGGTTGAAAATAGTGACATTACTAGAGATTTCTTAAgtagttactatgtgccaggtactgcgctaaggggaaaaaaaaaaaaaaaaggtcagcaTGCTATTTTACAATGCTAATACAAGCCAATACAAGATCTGTCTTGAAAGCTATGCTGAGGTAAGGAGAgttgaaaagaatattttaaaatatttgaagatgatATAAATTTTATTGTGACAAAATTGTGATTGATGGTGGTAATGAATCTGAtgttggaggaaagaaaaggataagTGGGTTGGGAAATGAGAAATCCCTTGGGGAAATGCTCTTGTTTATGGGTTAAATGAGGTCAGTGATGGTTTTGATGGAGATGGAAGTAAGGGTAAGATAGAATACTACACTGTATGTgggtagagaaaaaaatcagaggagGTGGCCATATCTTCAGTTTCCGAATTTTGAAATGTTCTTTAGGAAtataaaagggaggaaatgaaAATAAGCTAAAGTAGTAAAGTATGGTATATTCTTATTTCAAGGTCAAGGCACTATGTCTATCTGAAATTCAGTAAGGTGGGTACTTTAGATACTTTAAGAGATGGGGTTGCAGTATCCTTGAACCAAAGCTTATGGTTTACATAGCTGATGCTCTGCTTTCATGATACTTCAATCTTTATAGCCTGCTTCTAGCTCTCCAGTCCAGGGGGAGAAGGAAGTTCTAAAATTCTTTCATTCAAACCATAGCAGACTTGGGCAATTTTCACATGCATTCAAAAAGTTCTCTGATTCTTCGCCATATTCATTGCATAGAAACCTATGCAATGGTATCTGGGAAGGAAAATAGGATTGTTTTGATCTATGTAATGTATAatgtggaaggagaaagaataggaCTGCTTTAAAAGTAACAATCCATGGAAACcatggaaagagggaaggggaaagagatggagagaaagagagaaacagagacagagagagtaaagTCAGGTAGAGGTATGCACTCTGGAGCATG includes:
- the CXXC4 gene encoding CXXC-type zinc finger protein 4, which encodes MNTNVCVEPGPSPEAPGLPKESHLPEGALNSLVDYNSEMERYRSFATSFYKTNGGAFPQAAKIARITTPIFPSSAAAAAAAARIGMSPWNCDNAATAAAATAMLWGSGGGGGGGGGGGGGGGGGGGGGGGGGGGKSSSSSAPSSSSSSSSSIHPGSGGSSRTSMHHRNDSQRLGKAGCPPEPSLQMANTNFLSTLSPEHCRPLAGECMNKLKCGAAEAEIMNLPERVGTFSAIPALGGISLPPGVIVMTALHSPAAASAAVTDSAFQIANLADCPQNHSSSSSSSSGGAGGANPAKKKRKRCGVCVPCKRLINCGVCSSCRNRKTGHQICKFRKCEELKKKPGTSLEKPPLLHVNSVNGVQNPYTCTTTSTLQSCWNTYETFRNLPLRTPVPSAEAFRWFF